One part of the Prunus persica cultivar Lovell chromosome G5, Prunus_persica_NCBIv2, whole genome shotgun sequence genome encodes these proteins:
- the LOC109949210 gene encoding uncharacterized protein LOC109949210 — protein MDEANERWETKTKPTFVHPRVLTRCRISISKQLEMAARPTLLTKSFSRWISTMESTNQSSREASKLRLKRQVVGKCDRSMLLATTTTCRQIAKDSSSASIGRSQPLIWAWSDGCCGKASRQKCPEVIFLWKSCRG, from the exons ATGGATGAGGCAAATGAGCGTTGGGAGACCAAGACCAAACCTACATTTGTGCACCCAAGGGTCTTGACCAGGTGTAGAATCTCCATATCCAAGCAATTGGAGATGGCAGCGAGGCCTACGTTACTGACTAAAAGCTTTTCTAGATGGATCTCAACCATGGAG AGTACAAATCAGAGTAGCAGAGAAGCTTCAAAGCTCAGACTGAAACGACAAGTCGTCGGCAAGTGTGATCGCAGTATGCTTCTAGCCACGACGACGACATGCCGGCAGATCGCAAAAGATTCGTCGTCGGCCTCCATCGGCAGATCGCAGCCGTTGATTTGGGCTTGGAGCGATGGCTGTTGCGGCAAAGCTTCTCGGCAAAAGTGTCCGgaagtgatttttttatgGAAGTCATGTAGGGGTTAA